Proteins from one Telopea speciosissima isolate NSW1024214 ecotype Mountain lineage chromosome 1, Tspe_v1, whole genome shotgun sequence genomic window:
- the LOC122649459 gene encoding WD repeat-containing protein LWD2-like, which produces MQGLMEKKPGIYTYEAQWPIYALAWSVRSDKKTRLAIGSFIEDYNNKVELVQFNQDTTHYSNDARLVFDHPYSPTRLLFFPSESTSNPDLVATSGDYLRLWEIHDDRIELKSLLNSNKTSEFNSPITSFDWAEFDCSRVATSSIDTTCTIWDIEREIVDTQLVAHDKEVYDISWGAPGVFASVSGDGSVRVFDLRDKERSTIIYENTNTESPLLRLEWNRADLRFMATAGMDSNKVVVLDIRFPTCPLMELRKHKGSVNSIAWAPHTGRQLCSVGDDARALLWELPAGGIRPESDDGHVEPVMWYSSVAEINQVTWSSLDPNWIAIAFLNKLQLLRV; this is translated from the coding sequence ATGCAAGGACTGATGGAGAAGAAACCAGGGATTTACACATATGAAGCTCAATGGCCAATCTATGCACTAGCATGGTCAGTACGCAGTGATAAGAAAACACGCCTTGCCATTGGAAGCTTCATTGAGGATTACAACAACAAGGTTGAACTCGTTCAATTCAATCAAGACACTACTCATTACTCCAACGATGCTCGCCTTGTCTTCGACCACCCTTACTCACCCACAAgactccttttctttccttccgAAAGCACATCAAACCCCGATCTCGTCGCAACATCCGGTGACTATCTAAGGCTTTGGGAGATTCACGATGACCGAATTGAGCTTAAATCCCTCCTCAACAGTAACAAAACCAGTGAGTTCAACTCACCCATTACCTCATTTGATTGGGCTGAGTTTGATTGTAGCCGAGTTGCAACTTCCAGCATAGACACCACATGTACGATATGGGATATAGAAAGGGAGATAGTGGACACTCAATTGGTGGCACACGATAAAGAGGTGTACGATATCTCTTGGGGAGCTCCTGGTGTGTTTGCTTCAGTTTCAGGGGATGGTTCAGTTAGAGTGTTTGATTTGAGGGATAAAGAGAGGTCAACAATTATATATGAAAATACCAATACTGAGAGTCCTCTGTTACGTTTAGAATGGAACAGAGCTGATCTAAGGTTCATGGCCACGGCTGGGATGGACAGTAATAAGGTGGTTGTGTTGGACATCAGGTTCCCTACTTGCCCGTTAATGGAGCTCAGAAAGCACAAGGGAAGTGTTAACTCTATCGCATGGGCACCGCACACAGGGCGACAACTTTGCTCTGTTGGAGATGATGCAAGGGCTCTATTGTGGGAACTCCCGGCCGGTGGGATTCGACCGGAGTCCGACGATGGCCACGTGGAACCTGTAATGTGGTACAGTTCAGTAGCAGAGATCAATCAGGTTACTTGGTCTTCACTTGATCCAAATTGGATTGCAATTGCATTCTTGAATAAATTACAACTGTTGAGGGTGTGA
- the LOC122658919 gene encoding transcription factor SRM1-like: MSQDEPWNVSNLPSTSATFSSSSSWSRVDDKLFEQALVLFPEESPDRWHKIASQISGKTPSEVKEHYEALVFDISEIDSGRIELPQYKDDSITSSWVSECRSSQISFGQPKSKHSETERKKGIPWTEEEHRLFLIGLKKYGKGDWRSISRNAVVSRTPTQVASHAQKYYLRLNSMKKEKKRSSIHDITTVDSYSVVPPPPPANAPNWVEPSNAPFQQAMETMATSRQFTDKGGLPGYGRYNFPM; this comes from the exons ATGTCTCAAGATGAGCCATGGAACGTGAGCAACCTTCCTTCAACTTCTGCTACTTTTTCTTCCTCTAGTTCTTGGTCTCGTGTCGATGATAAGTTGTTCGAGCAAGCTCTTGTGTTGTTTCCCGAAGAATCTCCCGATCGGTGGCATAAAATAGCAAGTCAGATCTCTGGAAAGACGCCATCGGAGGTGAAAGAACATTACGAAGCTTTAGTTTTCGATATATCGGAGATCGATTCAGGACGGATTGAGTTACCGCAGTACAAAGATGATTCGATTACTTCAAGTTGGGTTTCTGAGTGTCGGTCGAGTCAGATCTCGTTTGGACAACCAAAGTCGAAGCATTCCGAAacggagagaaagaaagggatccCTTGGACGGAAGAAGAACACCG GCTTTTTCTAATTGGACTGAAGAAATATGGTAAGGGTGACTGGAGGAGTATTTCAAGGAATGCGGTGGTGTCAAGAACACCCACCCAGGTGGCTAGTCATGCTCAGAAATACTATCTTCGTCTAAATTctatgaagaaggagaagaagaggtccAGTATCCATGACATAACAACAGTTGACAGTTACTCTGttgttcctcctcctcctccagccAATGCTCCAAACTGGGTAGAGCCATCGAATGCTCCATTTCAACAAGCAATGGAAACGATGGCTACTTCAAGGCAGTTTACTGATAAAGGAGGTTTGCCTGGATATGGCCGCTATAACTTTCCCATGTAA